The proteins below are encoded in one region of Ornithinimicrobium avium:
- a CDS encoding alpha-hydroxy acid oxidase, with product MVQRQIPKPEEIFELLKFRKFDPDGRRRRLASAQTIEDLRRIAKRRTPAAAFDYTDGAAEGEVSLRRALQAFEDVEFHPSILKDVSEVNTSTTVLGDTSALPFGIAPTGFTRLMQTEGETAGAGAAGAAGIPFTLSTLGTTSIEDVKAANPHGRNWFQLYVMRQREISYGLVERAAQAGFDTLFFTVDTPVAGARLRDARNGFSIPPQIALRTVANAAVRPWWWWDFLTTPKLEFASLSETGGTVGELLNSAMDPSINFEDLAEIRAMWPGRLAIKGVQTVEDARRLADLGVDAVLLSNHGGRQLDRAPVPFHLLPEVVREVGDDVEVMVDTGIRNGGDIVACLAMGARFTLIGRAYLYGLMAGGREGVDRTIEILADQVRRTMQLLQVRTVEELNPSHVTQLSRFTRVDAPAPPAVSRRRDL from the coding sequence ATGGTCCAGCGACAGATACCGAAACCCGAAGAGATCTTCGAGCTGCTGAAGTTCAGGAAGTTCGACCCCGACGGCAGGCGACGCCGGCTGGCGTCGGCGCAGACGATCGAGGACCTGCGGCGGATCGCCAAGCGGCGCACGCCCGCGGCGGCCTTCGACTACACCGACGGCGCCGCCGAGGGCGAGGTCTCGCTGCGCCGGGCGCTGCAGGCCTTCGAGGACGTGGAGTTCCACCCCTCGATCCTCAAGGACGTCTCGGAGGTCAACACCTCCACGACCGTCCTCGGGGACACCTCGGCCCTGCCGTTCGGCATCGCCCCTACCGGGTTCACGCGGCTGATGCAGACCGAGGGCGAGACCGCCGGCGCCGGGGCCGCGGGCGCCGCCGGCATCCCGTTCACGCTGTCCACCCTGGGCACCACCTCCATCGAGGACGTCAAGGCGGCCAACCCGCACGGCCGCAACTGGTTCCAGCTCTACGTGATGCGGCAGCGCGAGATCTCCTACGGCCTGGTGGAGCGGGCCGCGCAGGCCGGCTTCGACACCCTGTTCTTCACGGTGGACACCCCGGTCGCCGGGGCCAGGCTGCGGGACGCGCGCAACGGCTTCTCCATCCCGCCGCAGATCGCCCTGCGCACCGTCGCCAACGCCGCCGTCCGCCCCTGGTGGTGGTGGGACTTCCTGACCACCCCCAAGCTGGAGTTCGCCTCGCTGAGCGAGACCGGCGGCACCGTCGGCGAGCTGCTCAACTCGGCGATGGACCCCTCGATCAACTTCGAGGACCTCGCCGAGATCCGGGCGATGTGGCCGGGCAGGCTCGCGATCAAGGGCGTCCAGACGGTGGAGGACGCCAGGCGGCTGGCCGACCTCGGGGTCGACGCGGTCCTGCTGTCCAACCACGGCGGCCGCCAGCTCGACCGGGCCCCCGTGCCCTTCCACCTGCTGCCCGAGGTGGTGCGCGAGGTCGGCGACGACGTCGAGGTCATGGTGGACACCGGCATCCGCAACGGCGGCGACATCGTCGCCTGCCTGGCGATGGGAGCCCGCTTCACCCTGATCGGCCGCGCCTACCTCTACGGCCTGATGGCCGGCGGTCGCGAGGGTGTGGACCGCACCATCGAGATCCTGGCCGACCAGGTGCGGCGCACCATGCAGCTGCTCCAGGTGCGCACCGTCGAGGAGCTCAACCCCTCGCACGTCACGCAGCTGTCCCGGTTCACCCGGGTCGACGCTCCGGCGCCGCCCGCGGTCAGCCGGCGGCGAGACCTCTGA
- a CDS encoding MerR family transcriptional regulator, which produces MADDFDVTHRALRHYEHLGLLSPERDGQRRLYHRRERTRLALVLRGRRLGFPLEEISTILGMYDDQPGEAGQLRYLLGQIDDRRVDLEGRRRDIEDSLRELEELERRCQEDLRGLAAG; this is translated from the coding sequence ATGGCCGACGACTTCGACGTCACCCACCGGGCGCTGCGCCACTACGAGCACCTGGGGCTGCTCTCCCCCGAGCGGGACGGGCAGCGCCGGCTCTACCACCGCCGCGAGCGCACCCGCCTGGCCCTCGTGCTGCGCGGTCGACGTCTCGGCTTCCCGCTCGAGGAGATCTCCACGATCCTGGGGATGTACGACGACCAGCCCGGCGAGGCCGGCCAGCTGCGCTACCTGCTGGGCCAGATCGACGACCGCCGCGTCGACCTGGAGGGCCGACGCCGCGACATCGAGGACTCGCTGCGCGAGCTGGAGGAGCTCGAGCGGCGCTGCCAGGAGGACCTCAGAGGTCTCGCCGCCGGCTGA
- a CDS encoding acyl-CoA dehydrogenase family protein, with protein sequence MFELSQDHEDFRRLVREFAEGEIAPHVQEWDRESRFPVHLVPAMGELGLFGLEAPEEFGGAGMEGQGFSYLCVAIEELGRVDQAMGITLEAGVGLGINPIQTYGSKEQKERWLPDLVAGRTLAGFGLTEPEAGSDAGATRTRAVLQDGEWVVDGAKAFITNSGTDITSVVTVTARTGELEDGRPEISAIIVPSGTEGFVVEPAYRKLGWHISDTHGLTFEGARVPEANLLGERGQGFKQFLKTLDDGRIAIAALAVGCIQRMLEETTRYSQERLAFGRPIAVNQGVSFQISDIAVMAEASRALVYKAAWLKEQQHAGKRSVAEVKQAAAIAKLYATEAAVSSTRIATQVFGGNGFMEEYPVARFYRDAKILEIGEGTSEVQRMLIARGLGLPA encoded by the coding sequence ATGTTCGAGCTGAGCCAGGACCACGAGGACTTCCGCCGGCTGGTGCGCGAGTTCGCCGAGGGTGAGATCGCCCCGCACGTGCAGGAGTGGGACCGGGAGAGCCGCTTCCCGGTGCACCTCGTGCCCGCGATGGGCGAGCTGGGACTGTTCGGCCTGGAGGCGCCCGAGGAGTTCGGCGGCGCCGGGATGGAGGGGCAGGGGTTCAGCTACCTGTGCGTGGCGATCGAGGAGCTCGGTCGGGTCGACCAGGCCATGGGCATCACCCTCGAGGCCGGGGTGGGCCTGGGCATCAACCCGATCCAGACCTACGGGTCGAAGGAGCAGAAGGAGCGCTGGCTGCCCGACCTCGTCGCCGGGCGCACGCTCGCCGGCTTCGGTCTGACCGAGCCGGAGGCCGGCTCCGACGCCGGGGCGACGCGCACCCGCGCGGTCCTGCAGGACGGCGAGTGGGTGGTCGACGGGGCCAAGGCGTTCATCACCAACTCCGGCACCGACATCACCTCGGTGGTCACGGTCACGGCCAGGACCGGTGAGCTCGAGGACGGCAGGCCCGAGATCAGCGCGATCATCGTGCCCAGCGGCACCGAGGGGTTCGTGGTCGAGCCGGCCTACCGCAAGCTCGGCTGGCACATCTCCGACACCCACGGCCTGACCTTCGAGGGCGCGCGCGTCCCGGAGGCCAACCTGCTCGGCGAGCGCGGGCAGGGGTTCAAGCAGTTCCTCAAGACCCTCGACGACGGGCGCATCGCGATCGCCGCGCTCGCGGTCGGCTGCATCCAGCGGATGCTGGAGGAGACCACCCGCTACAGCCAGGAGCGCCTCGCGTTCGGCCGCCCGATCGCGGTCAACCAGGGCGTCTCCTTCCAGATCTCCGACATCGCGGTGATGGCCGAGGCCTCCCGCGCCCTCGTCTACAAGGCGGCCTGGCTCAAGGAGCAGCAGCACGCCGGCAAGCGCTCGGTCGCCGAGGTCAAGCAGGCCGCCGCGATCGCCAAGCTCTACGCCACCGAGGCCGCGGTCAGCTCCACGCGCATCGCCACGCAGGTCTTCGGCGGCAACGGCTTCATGGAGGAGTACCCCGTCGCCCGCTTCTACCGCGACGCCAAGATCCTGGAGATCGGCGAGGGCACCTCGGAGGTCCAGCGGATGCTCATCGCGCGCGGCCTCGGCCTGCCGGCCTGA
- a CDS encoding acyl-CoA carboxylase subunit beta, with protein sequence MTGMQKMSASVAAGNPHPDPRVGDLRTRLGAAYRASAEPTEKGRAKLDSQGKMYVRDRIAMLFDEGSFVEDGRYANSTAGSLPADGVVTGRGEVDGRAAIVVANDPTVKAGSWGARTVEKMIRATEAALREELPLFWFVDSAGARITDQVDLFPGRRGAGRIFHNQVALSGKVPQICCLFGPSAAGGAYIPSFTDVVIMVEGNASMYLGSPRMAEMVVGEKVTLEEMGGARMHCTVSGVGDLLAADDEEAIGLARDLFSYLPDTWHDPAPAYLAEAPAVPLGRDTVPEAESVPFDVHDVIDGVVDADSFFEIKPLFAPELVVGLGRVEGQTVGILANNSMVKGGVLFTDSADKAARFIWLCDAYGIPLLYLADVPGFMIGSEVERGGIIRHGAKMVSAVSEATVPQLCVVVRKAYGAGLYAMGGPGFGPDATIALPTARIAVMGPEAAVNAVFANKIAAIEDETERAAYVEERRAEYMEDVDLERLAADLVIDAVVEPEDLRAEVARRFRYAARRDRHFSTRHRAIPPV encoded by the coding sequence ATGACAGGTATGCAGAAGATGAGCGCGTCTGTCGCCGCAGGAAATCCCCACCCCGACCCGCGGGTCGGTGACCTGCGGACCCGGCTGGGTGCGGCATACCGAGCCTCGGCGGAGCCGACGGAGAAGGGACGCGCGAAGCTCGACAGCCAGGGCAAGATGTACGTCCGCGACCGGATCGCGATGCTCTTCGACGAGGGCAGCTTCGTCGAGGACGGGCGCTACGCCAACTCGACCGCCGGCAGCCTGCCCGCGGACGGCGTCGTCACCGGACGCGGTGAGGTCGACGGTCGCGCGGCGATCGTCGTGGCCAACGACCCGACCGTCAAGGCCGGCTCCTGGGGCGCGCGGACGGTGGAGAAGATGATCCGCGCCACCGAGGCGGCGCTGCGCGAGGAGCTGCCGCTCTTCTGGTTCGTCGACTCCGCCGGCGCGCGGATCACCGACCAGGTCGACCTGTTCCCGGGGCGACGCGGCGCCGGGCGGATCTTCCACAACCAGGTGGCGCTCTCGGGCAAGGTCCCCCAGATCTGCTGCCTGTTCGGGCCGAGCGCGGCCGGCGGCGCCTACATCCCCAGCTTCACCGACGTCGTCATCATGGTCGAGGGCAACGCCTCCATGTACCTCGGCAGCCCCCGGATGGCCGAGATGGTCGTGGGCGAGAAGGTCACCCTCGAGGAGATGGGCGGGGCGCGGATGCACTGCACGGTCTCCGGTGTCGGCGACCTGCTCGCCGCCGACGACGAGGAGGCCATCGGGCTGGCCAGGGACCTGTTCTCCTACCTGCCGGACACCTGGCACGACCCGGCCCCGGCCTACCTGGCCGAGGCGCCGGCCGTGCCGCTGGGCCGGGACACGGTGCCCGAGGCGGAGTCGGTGCCCTTCGACGTGCACGACGTCATCGACGGGGTCGTCGACGCCGACAGCTTCTTCGAGATCAAGCCGCTCTTCGCCCCCGAGCTCGTCGTCGGGCTGGGCCGGGTCGAGGGGCAGACCGTGGGCATCCTGGCCAACAACTCGATGGTCAAGGGCGGGGTGCTCTTCACCGACTCCGCGGACAAGGCCGCGCGCTTCATCTGGCTGTGCGACGCCTACGGGATCCCGCTGCTCTACCTGGCCGACGTCCCCGGCTTCATGATCGGCAGCGAGGTCGAGCGCGGTGGCATCATCCGGCACGGCGCCAAGATGGTCTCGGCGGTGTCCGAGGCGACGGTGCCCCAGCTGTGCGTCGTGGTGCGCAAGGCCTACGGCGCCGGGCTCTACGCGATGGGCGGACCGGGCTTCGGCCCCGACGCCACGATCGCGCTGCCGACGGCCCGGATCGCGGTGATGGGTCCGGAGGCGGCGGTCAACGCGGTCTTCGCCAACAAGATCGCGGCGATCGAGGACGAGACGGAGCGGGCCGCCTACGTCGAGGAGCGCCGCGCGGAGTACATGGAGGACGTCGACCTCGAGCGCCTGGCTGCCGACCTGGTCATCGACGCGGTCGTCGAGCCGGAGGACCTGCGTGCGGAGGTCGCGCGCAGGTTCCGCTACGCCGCCCGGCGGGACCGGCACTTCTCCACCCGGCACCGGGCGATCCCGCCGGTCTGA
- a CDS encoding threonine/serine exporter family protein produces the protein MTDDRDRQLLAWLGAGLLAGGLPTQEVEQDLRSVAAVLGHPRAQVACLPRGVWVTLAAGRPTTFEAVEGGVRLDQLSDVSAVLAGMRTGSLGPDDALARLSTLRGQPHRYAVPGVVAGGVLSGVGIALVLAPAWPSVVFAALLAPVTVALMLLSARSSTAATLTPLVAASVSALAAFWAASAGLVDAPLWTLVAPIAVLLPGATIVTGLVELAAGSMVAGTSRLGRGTVQLLLFALGVGAAVSFLHVPLESLDPARPVELGWWAPLLGVAVVTVAISLMESLRLSLVPWVMLTALATYLGQLLGQTLADNRWAGAFAGATVAILVATVVELVRPQLPRSVVFLPSFWLLVPGSFGLISVTQLEVGPEAAFAAVVEVTLVILAIALGVVVGAALALPVRQAARRVGLGHLVGRLRGGRNAS, from the coding sequence GTGACCGACGACCGCGACCGCCAGCTGCTGGCCTGGCTCGGCGCCGGGCTGCTCGCCGGAGGGCTTCCCACGCAGGAGGTGGAGCAGGACCTCCGGTCCGTCGCGGCGGTGCTCGGGCACCCGCGGGCCCAGGTCGCCTGCCTGCCGCGCGGCGTCTGGGTCACGCTGGCCGCCGGACGGCCGACGACCTTCGAGGCGGTCGAGGGCGGGGTGCGCCTCGACCAGCTCTCGGACGTGTCGGCCGTCCTGGCCGGGATGCGCACCGGGAGCCTGGGCCCCGACGACGCGCTCGCCCGCTTGTCGACGCTGCGCGGGCAGCCGCACCGCTACGCCGTGCCCGGGGTGGTCGCCGGCGGGGTCCTCTCCGGGGTGGGCATCGCCCTCGTCCTCGCCCCGGCCTGGCCCTCGGTCGTGTTCGCGGCGCTGCTGGCGCCGGTGACCGTGGCCCTGATGCTCCTGTCCGCACGGAGCAGCACGGCGGCGACGCTGACGCCCCTCGTCGCCGCGTCCGTCAGCGCGCTCGCGGCGTTCTGGGCGGCGTCGGCCGGGCTGGTCGACGCACCGCTGTGGACCCTGGTCGCGCCGATCGCGGTGCTGCTGCCCGGTGCCACGATCGTCACGGGCCTGGTCGAGCTGGCCGCGGGCTCGATGGTCGCCGGCACCTCGCGGCTGGGCCGCGGGACGGTCCAGCTGCTGCTCTTCGCCCTCGGCGTGGGTGCCGCCGTGTCCTTCCTGCACGTGCCGCTGGAGAGCCTCGACCCGGCACGGCCGGTCGAGCTCGGCTGGTGGGCGCCCCTCCTCGGCGTCGCGGTGGTCACCGTCGCGATCTCGCTGATGGAGTCGCTGCGCCTCTCGCTCGTGCCGTGGGTGATGCTGACGGCGCTGGCGACCTACCTCGGGCAGCTCCTGGGGCAGACGCTCGCCGACAACAGGTGGGCCGGGGCGTTCGCGGGCGCGACCGTGGCCATCCTCGTCGCCACGGTGGTCGAGCTGGTCCGGCCGCAGCTGCCTCGCTCCGTGGTCTTCCTGCCCAGCTTCTGGCTGCTCGTCCCCGGGTCCTTCGGGCTCATCTCGGTCACCCAGCTCGAGGTCGGTCCCGAGGCGGCCTTCGCCGCGGTCGTCGAGGTGACGCTGGTGATCCTCGCGATCGCGCTCGGCGTCGTGGTCGGCGCCGCGCTGGCCCTGCCGGTGCGCCAGGCGGCCCGCCGGGTCGGGCTCGGGCACCTGGTCGGCCGGCTGCGAGGGGGCCGGAACGCCTCCTGA
- a CDS encoding alpha/beta hydrolase family protein: MQPADLTKIRTLSSPTVHPDGRSVVFDVARPDVGDNRYRTSLWRLRLTAEGAADGQPVRLTRGTRDAGPVHSPDGTRVAFLRAGEDGPPQLHVLPAGGGDARRLTDRRLGVGAFAWSPDGTSIAYAARVPEEGRYGTDETVKPDQEAPRLIEHSAYLSDGLGYLLDRPSKIFVLDLGGLPADDAEEADAVPESRQLTSGPGDDGSPVWLDGDRVGFIASRDRRGAWRPDTLVRDLCSVDLRGKGFRRHTDGTGSVGSVSVVGGTVVYGASDLGRSGQDFVARNPVLLRLDAPGTPLTDAETDHLSCPPATDAHGALVAAFEDRGDTVVRDVESGKVLLDGHVSVTGLSVGGGVVAAVAGTRTSYSELFVGKAGERLEQLTGFARHLTGTAAPIAPEELGTTANDGYPVHGWLFRPAAKARRKAGHPVVLMIHGGPYTQYSGNLFDEAQVLAGAGYAVVMGNPRGGSGYGAEHGRAVKEAIGTVDVADLTALLDHALTLPGLDGTRVGVQGGSYGGLMTTWLVGHTDRFTAAISERAVNAWDSFAGTSDIGWFFGEEYVGAFGHEQSPLTWADNITTPTMVIHSERDFRCPLEQGQRLFARLRRNRVPTRLLVFPGEGHELSRAGQPRHRVQRFEHILQWWGEHLR, encoded by the coding sequence GTGCAGCCTGCCGACCTGACCAAGATCCGCACCCTGTCCTCCCCGACCGTGCACCCCGACGGCCGTTCGGTCGTCTTCGACGTGGCCCGGCCCGACGTGGGCGACAACCGCTACCGGACCAGCCTGTGGCGGCTGCGCCTCACCGCCGAGGGCGCCGCGGACGGGCAGCCCGTACGGCTGACCCGGGGCACCCGCGACGCCGGCCCGGTCCACTCCCCCGACGGGACACGCGTGGCCTTCCTGCGCGCCGGCGAGGACGGCCCGCCGCAGCTGCACGTCCTACCCGCCGGAGGCGGCGACGCGCGCCGCCTCACCGACCGCAGGCTGGGGGTGGGCGCGTTCGCCTGGTCCCCGGACGGCACGAGCATCGCGTATGCCGCGCGCGTCCCGGAGGAGGGGCGCTACGGCACGGACGAGACGGTGAAGCCGGACCAGGAGGCGCCGCGGCTGATCGAGCACAGCGCCTACCTGTCCGACGGGCTGGGCTACCTCCTGGACCGCCCGAGCAAGATCTTCGTCCTCGACCTCGGCGGCCTCCCCGCGGACGACGCCGAGGAGGCGGACGCCGTCCCGGAGAGCCGGCAGCTGACCAGCGGCCCCGGAGACGACGGCTCCCCCGTGTGGCTCGACGGCGACCGCGTCGGCTTCATCGCCTCCCGCGACCGGCGGGGCGCCTGGCGACCGGACACCCTCGTCCGCGACCTGTGCTCGGTCGACCTGCGTGGCAAGGGCTTCCGCCGGCACACCGACGGCACCGGGTCGGTCGGCAGCGTGAGTGTGGTCGGCGGCACCGTGGTCTACGGCGCGAGCGACCTCGGCCGCAGCGGGCAGGACTTCGTGGCGCGCAACCCGGTGCTGCTCCGGCTCGACGCCCCGGGCACGCCGCTGACCGACGCCGAGACCGACCATCTCTCCTGCCCGCCGGCGACGGACGCCCACGGCGCCCTGGTCGCGGCCTTCGAGGACCGGGGGGACACCGTCGTGCGCGACGTGGAGAGCGGCAAGGTGCTGCTCGACGGCCACGTCAGCGTGACCGGCCTGTCCGTCGGCGGCGGGGTGGTTGCGGCGGTCGCGGGGACGCGCACGTCATACTCCGAGCTGTTCGTGGGGAAGGCGGGCGAGCGGCTCGAGCAGCTGACCGGCTTTGCCCGTCACCTCACCGGGACCGCGGCGCCGATCGCTCCCGAGGAGCTGGGGACGACGGCGAACGACGGCTATCCCGTCCACGGCTGGCTGTTCCGTCCGGCCGCCAAGGCACGCAGGAAGGCGGGACACCCCGTTGTCCTGATGATCCACGGCGGACCCTACACGCAGTACTCCGGCAACCTCTTCGACGAGGCGCAGGTGCTCGCCGGAGCCGGGTACGCCGTGGTGATGGGCAACCCGCGGGGCGGGTCCGGCTACGGCGCGGAGCACGGGCGGGCGGTCAAGGAGGCGATCGGGACCGTCGACGTCGCCGACCTGACCGCACTGCTCGACCACGCGCTGACGCTGCCCGGGCTCGACGGCACGCGGGTCGGCGTGCAGGGCGGGTCCTACGGCGGGCTGATGACGACCTGGCTGGTCGGGCACACCGACCGCTTCACCGCGGCGATCAGCGAGCGCGCGGTCAACGCGTGGGACTCCTTCGCCGGGACCTCCGACATCGGGTGGTTCTTCGGCGAGGAGTACGTCGGCGCCTTCGGGCACGAGCAGTCACCGCTGACCTGGGCCGACAACATCACGACGCCGACGATGGTCATCCACTCCGAGCGCGACTTCCGCTGCCCGCTGGAGCAGGGGCAGCGGCTGTTCGCCCGGCTGAGGCGCAACCGGGTGCCCACGAGGCTGCTCGTCTTTCCCGGCGAGGGCCACGAGCTCTCCCGTGCCGGCCAGCCGCGACACCGGGTGCAGCGCTTCGAGCACATCCTCCAGTGGTGGGGCGAGCACCTGCGGTGA
- a CDS encoding Nramp family divalent metal transporter, producing the protein MSEKTARHEHEARTTFAAHEDPYLLDPANVQEPPTGLRGSLRFLGPGMITSAAVVGSGELLTATTLGARVGFLLFWLVFVSTFVKVWVQVELARWSISTGRPAISGYADVPPKIAGRGWVAWLVLLMFLQFLIGQAGVIGGSALAFSMLMPIGGDPFAATSIGIWVVILVVVVIGIHIANRYDVVENLSTILVGLVTAFAVFMVFMVQFTELAWSMGDLGGGLRFEVAAGGMGVALAMFGMTGVGAGEITAYTYWVVEKGYAAWTGPNDGSEAWVQRARGWIRVMKVDAWVAWVIYTISTVAFYMLGAAVLHPQGLEPQGTEVMEVISGIFSGAVGEWGAVLFLVGAGVALFKTIIANVPSLGRQVANTLSVFGAFDWADMERRDRWMRVIMVILPITWGILAVLVQSPLALVIIAGILNALFLMGVAVATLYLSWTQTDPRVKDGTAFMVLLVISALAIFAVGVLSLVDFL; encoded by the coding sequence ATGAGCGAGAAGACCGCCCGCCACGAGCACGAGGCGAGGACCACCTTCGCGGCGCACGAGGACCCCTACCTGCTCGACCCGGCGAACGTGCAGGAGCCGCCCACCGGACTGAGGGGCAGCCTGAGGTTCCTCGGCCCCGGGATGATCACCAGCGCCGCGGTCGTCGGCTCCGGCGAGCTGCTCACCGCCACCACCCTGGGGGCCCGGGTCGGCTTTCTCCTCTTCTGGCTCGTCTTCGTCTCCACCTTCGTCAAGGTCTGGGTGCAGGTCGAGCTGGCACGCTGGTCCATCTCCACCGGCAGACCGGCGATCAGCGGGTATGCCGACGTGCCCCCCAAGATCGCCGGGCGCGGCTGGGTCGCGTGGCTGGTGCTGCTGATGTTCCTGCAGTTCCTCATCGGCCAGGCCGGCGTCATCGGCGGGTCCGCGCTCGCCTTCTCGATGCTGATGCCGATCGGCGGCGACCCCTTCGCGGCCACCTCGATCGGTATCTGGGTGGTCATCCTGGTGGTGGTCGTGATCGGCATCCACATCGCCAACCGCTACGACGTCGTGGAGAACCTGTCCACGATCCTCGTCGGCCTGGTCACCGCGTTCGCGGTCTTCATGGTCTTCATGGTCCAGTTCACCGAGCTCGCCTGGAGCATGGGCGACCTCGGCGGCGGGCTGCGCTTCGAGGTCGCGGCCGGCGGGATGGGCGTGGCGCTGGCGATGTTCGGGATGACCGGCGTGGGCGCGGGCGAGATCACCGCCTACACCTACTGGGTGGTGGAGAAGGGGTATGCCGCCTGGACCGGGCCTAACGACGGCTCGGAGGCGTGGGTGCAGCGGGCCCGCGGCTGGATCCGGGTGATGAAGGTCGACGCGTGGGTGGCCTGGGTCATCTACACGATCTCGACCGTGGCCTTCTACATGCTCGGCGCGGCCGTCCTGCACCCCCAGGGCCTGGAGCCGCAGGGCACCGAGGTCATGGAGGTCATCTCCGGCATCTTCTCCGGCGCCGTCGGGGAGTGGGGCGCGGTGCTCTTCCTCGTCGGGGCCGGGGTCGCCCTGTTCAAGACGATCATCGCCAACGTCCCCAGCCTCGGCCGGCAGGTCGCCAACACGCTGTCGGTCTTCGGGGCCTTCGACTGGGCCGACATGGAGAGACGGGACCGCTGGATGCGGGTCATCATGGTGATCCTGCCGATCACCTGGGGCATCCTCGCCGTGCTCGTCCAGTCGCCGCTGGCGCTGGTCATCATCGCCGGCATCCTCAACGCCCTCTTCCTGATGGGAGTCGCGGTCGCCACGCTCTACCTGTCCTGGACCCAGACCGACCCGCGCGTCAAGGACGGCACCGCGTTCATGGTGCTGCTCGTCATCTCCGCGCTGGCCATCTTCGCCGTCGGCGTCCTCTCGCTCGTCGACTTCCTCTAG
- a CDS encoding L-idonate 5-dehydrogenase → MLAVVVHGPNDLRVEEVLDPVCGPGEVVVAMEWGGICGSDVAYVLHGVSGTAVLKDPLVLGHEVAGHIAEVGAEVEGVEVGQRVTVHPATLVGDHVVAEELAGRTNLWPQVRYFGSAAFRPHEQGGFSALRTVRADQLRALPEGVSTKEGAVAEPFGVAIHAVRRAGEVTGRSVLVNGCGPIGALAVAAARAAGAAHVYAADLSGAALEIAGRLGADTLVRVADGEELPRDVEVAIEASGAPRALGGVIAAVRRGGVLVQVGNLPGGEVSAALGNIVTREIDYRGSYRFVDEISEAVALMDGVVDVSPLMTHEFALADAVEAFRVAADRSTGSSKVMLKLS, encoded by the coding sequence ATGCTCGCCGTCGTCGTCCACGGCCCGAACGACCTGCGCGTGGAGGAGGTGCTGGACCCGGTGTGCGGTCCGGGCGAGGTCGTCGTCGCGATGGAGTGGGGCGGCATCTGCGGCTCGGACGTCGCCTACGTGCTCCACGGAGTCTCCGGCACCGCCGTCCTGAAGGACCCGCTCGTGCTCGGTCACGAGGTGGCCGGTCACATCGCCGAGGTCGGCGCGGAGGTCGAGGGCGTGGAGGTGGGCCAGCGGGTCACCGTGCACCCGGCCACCCTCGTCGGCGACCACGTCGTCGCCGAGGAGCTGGCTGGCCGGACCAACCTGTGGCCGCAGGTCCGCTACTTCGGCTCGGCCGCCTTCCGGCCGCACGAGCAGGGAGGGTTCAGCGCCCTGCGCACCGTCCGTGCGGACCAGCTGCGGGCGTTGCCCGAGGGCGTCAGCACCAAGGAGGGCGCGGTCGCCGAGCCGTTCGGGGTCGCGATCCACGCCGTGCGGCGGGCCGGCGAGGTGACCGGCCGCTCGGTCCTGGTCAACGGGTGCGGCCCGATCGGCGCGCTCGCGGTCGCCGCCGCCAGGGCGGCCGGTGCCGCCCACGTCTACGCCGCAGACCTGTCCGGCGCGGCCCTGGAGATCGCCGGGCGCCTCGGTGCCGACACGCTCGTGCGGGTGGCCGACGGGGAGGAGCTGCCGAGGGACGTGGAGGTCGCCATCGAGGCCTCCGGCGCACCCCGGGCCCTCGGCGGCGTCATCGCGGCGGTGCGCCGCGGGGGCGTCCTGGTCCAGGTCGGCAACCTGCCCGGCGGCGAGGTGAGCGCGGCACTGGGCAACATCGTCACCCGCGAGATCGACTACCGCGGCTCCTACCGGTTCGTCGACGAGATCTCCGAGGCGGTCGCGCTGATGGACGGCGTCGTCGACGTCAGCCCGTTGATGACGCACGAGTTCGCTCTGGCGGACGCGGTCGAGGCCTTCCGGGTCGCCGCCGACCGCAGCACCGGTTCCAGCAAGGTGATGCTGAAGCTCTCCTGA